The following coding sequences lie in one Salmo salar chromosome ssa13, Ssal_v3.1, whole genome shotgun sequence genomic window:
- the LOC106566483 gene encoding olfactory receptor 2G3 — protein MAHKFIMNSTQVLNRTGPCVAHTFENGTEEDNRNFDLGGCLFLFIMPFDAVVNVLVFVFLMLTILSLAVNGFTLLGLGHSEDLSWEPRYALLKNLILSDMVQTINLGPFVTHCLLQRSTMNFNTLCLLQYFTGSVCIFITLITITFMAIERYLYVCHAIHYLSILTPLRLRLTVGLTWVLSISIGCINFTLLHQGEGEYGRATSGLICEPDTVERHMGFPRAAAITRKLVGFIFTLLCLLSYFFAYVRMYQDARNAVVPFNTVNTRARNTVLFYCGMVFLQLLPMFLKITSDALWELEGTGAMMTALSGAGTSLSAGTLHISLLILIMVPPCINPLIFGIRNWEVRQALFRLFRWKGEHPELELERTWVRSQHRAGVLE, from the coding sequence ATGGCTCATAAGTTCATCATGAATTCCACTCAGGTGTTAAACCGCACGGGTCCATGCGTTGCTCATACTTTTGAGAACGGAACGGAAGAAGACAACCGCAACTTCGACCTCGGAGGCTGCCTCTTTTTGTTCATAATGCCATTTGATGCAGTAGTGAATGTGCTGGTTTTTGTGTTCTTGATGCTCACAATCCTCTCTTTGGCTGTGAACGGATTCACTTTGCTGGGACTGGGACACTCGGAGGACCTGTCTTGGGAGCCACGCTACGCCCTGTTGAAGAACTTGATTCTGAGTGACATGGTGCAAACCATCAATTTGGGCCCCTTCGTGACCCACTGCTTACTGCAGAGAAGCACAATGAACTTTAACACCTTGTGCCTCCTCCAGTATTTCACCGGCAGCGTCTGCATCTTCATCACCCTCATCACCATCACCTTCATGGCCATTGAACGTTACCTGTATGTGTGCCATGCCATCCATTACCTGTCCATCCTCACCCCACTGCGCCTGCGCCTCACCGTCGGCCTCACCTGGGTCTTGTCCATCAGCATTGGCTGCATTAACTTCACCCTACTACATCAGGGGGAAGGGGAGTATGGCAGAGCAACCTCTGGACTCATATGTGAGCCTGACACCGTGGAACGCCACATGGGTTTCCCCAGGGCAGCGGCTATCACCCGCAAGCTGGTGGGCTTCATCTTCACCCTGCTCTGCCTCCTCAGCTACTTCTTTGCCTATGTACGGATGTACCAGGACGCCCGCAACGCTGTGGTGCCCTTCAACACGGTGAACACTCGGGCACGCAACACTGTGCTCTTCTACTGTGGAATGGTGTTCCTGCAGCTACTCCCTATGTTCCTCAAGATCACCTCAGAtgctctgtgggagctggagggcACAGGGGCCATGATGACTGCCCTCTCCGGGGCTGGGACCTCGCTGTCAGCTGGAACTCTGCACATCTCCCTCCTGATCCTCATCATGGTGCCTCCCTGCATCAACCCACTTATATTTGGCATTCGCAATTGGGAGGTACGTCAGGCGCTGTTCAGACTCTTCCGGTGGAAGGGCGAACACCCTGAGCTGGAGCTGGAGAGGACGTGGGTGAGGTCACAGCACAGGGCAGGTGTGTTGGAATGA
- the LOC106566457 gene encoding troponin C, skeletal muscle codes for MTDAQQEARSYLSEEMLNEFKAAFDMFDTDGGGDISTKELGQVMRMLGQNPTREELDEIIEEVDEDGSGTIDFEEFLVMMVRLLKEDQAGKSEGELAECFRVFDKNADGYIDREEFAIIIRSSGEQISEEEIDELLKDGDKNADGMLDFDEFLKMMENVQ; via the exons ATG ACTGACGCGCAACAGGAGGCCCGCTCATACTTGAGCGAGGAGATGCTTAACG AGTTCAAGGCTGCCTTCGACATGTTTGACACCGACGGTGGCGGTGACATCAGCACCAAGGAATTGGGTCAGGTCATGAGGATGTTGGGCCAGAATCCGACAAGAGAGGAGTTGGATGAAATCATTGAGGAGGTCGATGAGGATG GTAGCGGAACCATCGACTTCGAGGAGTTCTTGGTCATGATGGTGAGACTCCTAAAGGAGGACCAGGCCGGCAAGTCCGAGGGAGAGTTAGCGGAATGTTTCCGTGTCTTCGACAA GAATGCCGACGGCTATATCGACAGAGAAGAGTTCGCCATCATCATCCGCAGCTCTGGCGAACAAATCTCAGAGGAGGAAATTGATGAGCTGTTGAAGGATGGAGACAAGAACGCTGATGGCATGCTGGACTTTGACG AATTCCTCAAGATGATGGAAAATGTGCAGTAA
- the LOC106566456 gene encoding troponin C, skeletal muscle, which translates to MPTETQSDARSFLSEDMIAEFQAAFNLFDSDGGGDISTRELGQVMRMLGQNPTREELALIIEEVDEDGSGSIDFEEFLVMMVRLLKEDQAGKSEEELSEVFRIFDKNGDGFIDREELNDILAATGEPVTEEECTELMTDADLNKDNRLDFDEFLKMMENVQ; encoded by the exons ATG ccTACTGAAACACAGAGTGATGCCCGCTCCTTCCTGAGCGAGGATATGATTGCCG AGTTCCAGGCTGCCTTCAACCTGTTCGACAGTGACGGTGGCGGTGACATCAGCACCAGGGAGTTGGGTCAGGTGATGAGGATGTTGGGCCAGAACCCAACCAGAGAGGAGTTGGCCCTGATCATCGAGGAGGTCGATGAGGATG GTAGCGGCAGCATCGACTTCGAGGAGTTCTTGGTCATGATGGTGAGGCTCCTGAAGGAGGACCAGGCCGGGAAGTCCGAGGAAGAGTTATCAGAGGTCTTCCGTATTTTCGACAA AAATGGCGACGGTTTTATTGACCGTGAGGAGTTAAATGACATCTTGGCCGCCACTGGAGAGCCAGTCACAGAGGAGGAATGTACCGAGCTAATGACAGACGCAGACCTAAACAAAGACAACAGGCTTGATTTTGATG AATTTCTGAAAATGATGGAGAATGTACAGTAA